The following are encoded together in the Blattabacterium cuenoti BPAA genome:
- a CDS encoding type I restriction enzyme HsdR N-terminal domain-containing protein: MKNRIHIFCVIRKKFYLFTQEEVIRQYIIFLLKQIKNYKNSNIWVEYPFKINKLNKRIDILVQFQRKPHILIECKNPKIPITQKTFDQISIYNKTIKAPFLMISNGIKNFIFQVDKYKKNFSFLKQIP; this comes from the coding sequence ATGAAAAATAGAATTCATATATTTTGCGTAATCAGAAAAAAATTTTATCTCTTTACTCAAGAAGAAGTAATACGTCAATATATAATTTTTTTATTAAAACAAATAAAAAATTATAAGAACTCCAACATATGGGTAGAATATCCTTTTAAAATAAATAAATTAAATAAAAGGATAGATATTCTTGTTCAATTTCAAAGAAAACCACATATTCTTATAGAATGTAAAAACCCAAAAATTCCTATTACACAAAAAACTTTTGATCAAATTTCCATATATAATAAAACTATCAAAGCTCCATTTTTAATGATCAGTAATGGAATAAAAAACTTTATTTTTCAAGTTGATAAATACAAAAAAAATTTTTCATTTTTAAAACAGATTCCATAA